The proteins below are encoded in one region of Mya arenaria isolate MELC-2E11 chromosome 15, ASM2691426v1:
- the LOC128219351 gene encoding L-lactate transporter-like — MFESMTYTARRIIVIFGGFLIHLCLGSFYAFGNISPYIMSYLRNRTQETWLVNTQNSWIMNAAAISAPIGSITGSYIERNHGVRIAVGIGCVLFCSGVQLTYFAIQRSLYIVALTYGFITNLGTFMAYGPPVQNAAKWMPARPALAVGLIVGGFGLGAFVFNLIITYYINPDNIQINDNDYFTDQALLDRVPRVFFLLAGIYIALQVIGVFLTSPVPPENDHIRVSRMREDQPSGAVDDGAASSDRAGFDESVNIFGDEHHNNDQAQTVWGTVKEIFVNKDAWKIHLIILFVYAGMQVVHSYYKIYGQTFIKNDTYLGVVGSIASVFNSFCRPLWGVVFDKKGFKFTMTIILAIYVTLSCTIMYTEKITAHNQAFGEACFMIWICGMYAMFAGLWSVCPTVYSKLFGPNNMAVCLGFQFLALGIGIMLGNSAGLWLKNIIGWHWMYILAGTMDAAAFVCTLWFNGKNIDTDDDI, encoded by the exons atgtttgaaagtatGACGTACACGGCTCGACGGATTATTGTTATTTTCGGAGGCTTTCTTATACACCTTTGTCTAGGAAGTTTTTATGCATTCG GCAATATCAGCCCTTACATCATGTCTTACCTGCGAAACCGGACACAAGAGACTTGGCTAGTAAACACCCAGAACTCGTGGATCATGAACGCAGCCGCCATTTCCGCGCCAATAGGATCCATCACTGGAAGCTACATAGAACGGAACCACGGCGTGAGAATCGCTGTTGGAATTGGGTGTGTGCTGTTTTG CTCTGGTGTACAGCTGACATATTTCGCCATCCAGCGGTCGCTGTACATAGTGGCTCTCACATACGGGTTCATTACCAACTTGGGAACCTTTATGGCGTATGGACCTCCAGTACAGAACGCTGCTAAG TGGATGCCCGCCCGTCCAGCACTCGCCGTTGGATTGATTGTGGGCGGGTTTGGGCTCGGGGCGTTTGTGTTTAATCTCATTATTACATACTACATTAACCCCGACAACATACAGATCAACGACAACGA CTACTTCACTGACCAGGCTTTGCTGGACCGGGTACCACGCGTGTTCTTCCTGCTTGCCGGCATCTACATCGCACTGCAAGTCATTGGAGTGTTTCTTACGTCACCAGTTCCGCCGGAAAACGACCAT ATACGAGTGTCACGGATGCGGGAAGATCAACCGTCAGGTGCAGTCGACGATGGGGCGGCCTCGTCAGACAGAGCCGGTTTTGACGAGTCTGTTAATATCTTTGGCGATGAACATCATAACAATGACCA GGCGCAGACAGTCTGGGGAACCGTGAAAGAGATCTTTGTGAACAAGGACGCGTGGAAGATCCATCTCATCATACTATTTGTTTATGCGGGAATGCAAGTCGTACATAGCTACTACAAG ATCTATGGACAAACGTTTATCAAGAACGACACGTATTTGGGTGTAGTCGGCTCCATAGCATCCGTGTTCAACAGTTTTTGTAGACCGCTCTGGGGAGTCGTGTTTGACAAGAAAGGTTTTAAG TTCACCATGACGATCATCTTGGCAATATACGTAACGCTGTCTTGCACCATCATGTATACTGAAAAGATCACTGCCCATAACCAGGCCTTCGGGGAGGCCTGCTTCATGATCTGGATATGTGGAATGTACGCCATGTTTGCAG GTCTGTGGTCCGTATGCCCGACTGTCTACAGTAAACTGTTTGGTCCGAACAACATGGCAGTGTGCCTGGGATTTCAGTTCCTTGCGCTG GGGATCGGTATAATGCTTGGGAACTCCGCTGGGTTATGGCTGAAGAATATAATAGGCTGGCACTGGATGTACATCCTCGCTGGCACCATGGACGCTGCAG
- the LOC128219350 gene encoding iduronate 2-sulfatase-like produces the protein MNRAHTLLFLLYGFFLQCGARKNVLFIIVDDLRPDLGCFRGADFPTHDDPPPHTPHMDALAGSSLLVRRAYVQQAVCSPSRTSFLTGRRPDTTRVYDLETHFRSAGGNFTTLPQYFRNHGRRSIGIGKIFHQGIKDPLSWSEPDIYPGSSNWDRQNASWQFVPDNLLHANPLIDYKIAQSATKKLGEFATGGKYAHTPFFLAVGFIRPHLPFVSPASFGDLYPLNTLKLPSNNKAPVGMPEVAWFKSNEIRTQYEDIHRSSFTGEINNTIPNNIALDLRRAYYSAVSWVDSQVGVVLDELNRLGLADSTVISLVGDHGWQLGEHGIWGKSTNFELATHAPMILKIPGLTDSGLSTRRIVEFVDLFPTLVEAVGLPKVSICPENSAHVSTCTEGESFMPLVHNTSADWKHVAFSQYQRHQHRTNIMGYSLRTERYRYTEWPEFSYQTFKPDWTKLHGVELYDHTVDPDENHNRADDTAYATLRANLSWRLHAGWRHASPSLHQAGPALVG, from the exons ATGAATAGAGCACACACATTGTTATTCTTACTATACGGATTCTTCTTGCAATGTGGCGCCCGAAAGAATGTATTGTTTATCATCGTGGATGACCTCCGCCCTGACCTCGGCTGCTTCCGGGGCGCCGATTTCCCGACCCATGACGATCCGCCGCCACACACGCCCCACATGGACGCTCTGGCCGGAAGTTCCCTTCTCGTGCGCCGCGCGTATGTGCAGCAGGCCGTATGTAGTCCCAGCAGGACATCCTTCCTAACAG GCCGGCGACCGGACACCACGCGCGTGTACGACCTGGAGACGCATTTCCGGTCTGCGGGCGGAAACTTCACCACTCTGCCACAGTACTTTCGGAATCATGGCCGCAGGTCTATCGGCATCGGCAAGATCTTTCATCAG GGCATTAAAGACCCCCTGTCCTGGTCTGAGCCCGACATCTACCCCGGCTCTTCCAACTGGGACCGGCAGAATGCCTCCTGGCAGTTCGTGCCCGATAATCTTCTCCATGCCAATCCCCTTATCGACTACAAGATAGCCCAGAGCGCCACCAAGAAACTTGGCGAGTTCGCAACGGGCGGGAAATATGCGCACACCCCATTCTTCCTCGCCGTGGGGTTTATTCGCCCCCACTTGCCGTTTGTCTCGCCGGCATCCTTCGGTGACCTGTATCCCTTAAACACCTTGAAACTTCCCAGCAATAATAAAGCACCCGTGGGTATGCCAGAAGTCGCCTGGTTTAAGAGTAATGAGATTCGAACACagtatgaagatattcataggTCAAGTTTTACTGGCGAAATCAACAATACGATACCAAACAATATTGCACTAGACTTAAGACGGGCTTACTACTCGGCGGTGAGTTGGGTAGACTCCCAGGTAGGTGTAGTTCTAGACGAGCTGAACAGACTGGGCCTCGCAGATAGCACAGTGATTTCACTAGTTGGCGACCACGGCTGGCAGCTGGGAGAACACGGCATCTGGGGGAAATCTACCAATTTCGAGCTGGCTACCCATGCTCCGATGATACTGAAGATTCCCGGTTTAACTGACTCCGGCCTTAGCACCAGGCGTATTGTGGAGTTTGTGGACCTATTTCCAACGTTGGTAGAGGCTGTAGGCTTGCCCAAAGTTTCCATTTGCCCCGAAAATTCAGCCCATGTGAGCACATGTACGGAAGGGGAGAGTTTCATGCCCCTCGTTCACAACACGTCAGCAGACTGGAAGCATGTCGCGTTTTCTCAGTACCAGCGGCACCAACACCGAACGAACATTATGGGCTACTCGCTCCGCACGGAGCGCTACCGCTACACTGAGTGGCCCGAGTTTTCCTACCAGACTTTCAAACCCGACTGGACCAAGCTGCATGGTGTAGAACTGTACGATCACACCGTAGACCCTGACGAGAATCACAACAGGGCTGACGACACCGCGTATGCCACGCTGCGGGCAAACCTTAGTTGGCGGTTACATGCCGGCTGGAGGCACGCCAGTCCGTCCCTACATCAGGCCGGCCCGGCGTTAGTTGGGTGA